The following coding sequences lie in one Opisthocomus hoazin isolate bOpiHoa1 chromosome 7, bOpiHoa1.hap1, whole genome shotgun sequence genomic window:
- the FAM181A gene encoding protein FAM181A, translating to MASDSEVKTLLNFVNLASSDIKAALDKSAPCRRSVDHRKYLQKQLKRFSQKYSRIPRCHPSKPPECGWRRGAEDRGRGPQPEAPDPSRHGGAATETVLQTAKVEESLTGERVSPEQNPKAARPDQVPMRKRQLPASFWEEPRPAQSLPARAFPAGPEGLLAPRDPPVYEGKKSKRSSDAAGPESPPEPAPHAGEKDPAGVLSGRAGAWTCCPFPCPGPGVYQPPGALPPSPFPGLGLWRKSAATLPAEVPHFCKEADGAGQKLYRPMVLKPIPTKPAVPPPIFNVFGYL from the coding sequence ATGGCATCGGACAGCGAGGTAAAAACCCTGCTGAACTTTGTCAACCTGGCCTCCAGCGACATCAAAGCAGCTCTGGATAAATCGGCCCCTTGTCGCCGGTCGGTTGACCACAGAAAATACTTGCAGAAGCAGCTCAAGCGGTTTTCTCAGAAGTACTCGCGGATCCCTCGATGCCACCCCAGCAAACCCCCTGAGTGTGGCTGGCGCAGGGGGGCAGAGGACCGGGGCCGTGGCCCCCAGCCCGAGGCACCTGACCCCAGTCGGCATGGTGGGGCTGCCACTGAGACGGTGCTGCAGACAGCCAAGGTGGAGGAGAGCCTCACCGGGGAACGGGTTTCACCAGAGCAAAACCCCAAGGCTGCCAGGCCGGACCAGGTGCCCATGAGGAAGCGACAGCTCCCCGCATCCTTCTGGGAAGAGCCGCGGCCGGCCCAGAGCCTGCCAGCCAGGGCCTTTCCTGCCGGCCCCGAGGGGCTCCTGGCCCCCAGAGACCCTCCCGTCTAcgaggggaagaaaagcaaacgGAGCTCAGACGCTGCCGGCCCAGAAAGCCCCCCTGAGCCTGCCCCGCACGCCGGGGAGAAGGACCCTGCCGGGGTCCTCTCGGGCCGTGCGGGTGCCTGGAcctgctgccccttcccctgccccgggccgggggtgTACCAGCCCCCAGGCGCGCTGCCCCCGTCGCCcttcccggggctggggctgtggaggaAGAGTGCGGCCACGCTGCCGGCGGAGGTGCCACACTTCTGCAAGGAGGCCGATGGCGCGGGGCAGAAACTCTACAGGCCCATGGTTTTGAAACCCATCCCCACCAAGCCCGCCGTCCCCCCGCCGATCTTCAATGTTTTTGGCTATCTTTAG